The DNA region TATGGGCTCAAAAACATCCCGAATTTTTTCCTGTAAACGTAAATACGGCCGATAGATACAAACTTTTAAGAGTCCCCGGTTTAGGGCCGAATACTGTGGATAATATTTTATATAAAAGAAAATTATCCAAAATCCGGTCAATTGACGATATAAGTAATTGCAGTAAGAGATTGTTAAAAGCATCAAAATACCTCAATTTTGGCTGCCAGGTTAAAAATAAAGTGTTTTTATTTAATTTTTAACTTGAAATTAGCAAAGAAGTTACTAATATTCTCTACTTCTGTCGTAAGTAATAAGAAATATAGTTTTTCAAAAAAAAAGGTTGTGAATTTTATATGATTAAAGTCAAATCTCGCGCCGGCGAGTCAGTTGAACAGATGGTTAAGCGTTTCAAAAAGATGTGCGAAAAAGAAGGCATCATCAGAGATATTAAGCGCATAAGCTACTATGAAAAACCGTCTGAAAAGAACCGCAGAAGAAGACGCAAAGCCGCCAGATCTGCAAAGTTCTCCAGCAGATACTAATAACTGCAAGTTATTTTCAAATATCCTAAAACCGGATGCGCAATGTGTCCGGTTTTTTTATTTATGCCCCCCTTTCGTCAAGTCTGCGCACGGGAATTCCTGCGCAAATCTTGCATACTGGCCCCTCTGATTTTGTTTTCGAGGCAACAAAATCCTGAAGAAACAGGGGTTTCCGCTTCGCTCCAACGCATTATTACACGTAAAAAGTCATCAAATTGTGCATATTTAAACGTGAATTGCGCATATTTAACCCCAAAAACACCTGACTTGCGCAAATTTAAACGGAAAAAGATTCAAAATCAGTTATTTTTGATAATTTTCGGCAGCAAAAATCAAATAAATGACAGAAAATAGCAGTAAATCAACATAGAAATGACAGAAATTCACAAAAAATCAGCGTTTAGAATACAGAATTCAGTAGACGGTAGACAGAATAATGAAGCGGTCTCGTAAGTAAAAAAACTAAGAGTGAAAATTGTTGTAACATGCAGGAATTTTAAAATTTCGTAATACTTTGGCTGTATGTTTTAATTAGAAAAAAGGGTACCCCGCTTCGCTTATGGGTTTTCGCTACGCTCAAACAAACTCTTTCGTGCCGAAAGCGGCTAAACAATCTATTTACCCCTCGCTGACACTTACGCAGGGTTTTCGACGTTCATGGCTCTGAAAGTTTCAGGCATTGTCCTCAATGGATTTTCTTTTATTCCTGAAAAAGTTTTGCAGCATTGCTGCACAGTCTTCGCCGAGTACATCTTTTGTAACTTCGAGTCTGTGATTGAGTCTGGTGTCTTGTACGATGTTGTACAAACTGCCGCAGGCGCCGGCTTTCGGGTCACTGCAACCAAAAACTAACCTGTCGAGTCTTGCCAGTACCAGTGCGCCCGCACACATCGGGCACGGTTCAAGCGTAACGTAAATCGTGCAGCCGTGAAGACGCCAATGGCCGACGTGTTCTGACGCCGCGGTCAAAGCGATTATCTCCGCGTGCGCTGTCGGGTCGTTAAGATGATGACGCTGATTATACCCCTTGGCGATAATTTTATTTTCTTTAACGATTACCGCACCGACCGGCACATCCTCATTTTCCAAAGCGGTATACGCCTGGTCTATCGCGGCTTTCATAAAATATACGTCTTTGTCGTCCATATCATAATTTTACTTAAAATTCGGCAGATTTTAAAGATAATTCTGATATAATGCTCTGTTTTCAACAGGCAAAATTAATATGGCAGTAATCGGAATGCAGGATGTGAGCATAGGCTTTGGCGGAAGGCCGTTGCTCGAAAATATAAACATACAAATCAACGCCGGCGACAGGATATGTCTGCTGGGGCGAAACGGCGTGGGTAAAACTACGTTTATGAAACTCATAGCCGGTGAGGTCATACCTGAAAAAGGCGATGTTTCACGTTCGCCGAAAATGTCTATTACCTGTCTGATGCAGGATGTGCCGGGCAATCTTAAAGGCACTGTTTTCGAGCTTGTTTCCGAAGGGCTTGGCGAATGCGGAAGATTGCTTGCCGAATATCATATTGTCAGTCATCAACTCGCGACAGACCACGAAAGTCCGACACTGCTCAATAAACTCGAAGCTATTCAGCACGGTATCGATTCGCAGGACGGCTGGCAGATGGATAAATATGTTGCCGACATCATTCAAAATATGGAGCTTGACGCCGACGCATCAGCGGAAAGTTTATCTGCCGGAATGAAAAGACGCGCGCTGCTTGCGCAGGCTCTTGTGCGTCAGCCTGATGTGCTGCTGCTGGACGAGCCGACAAACCATCTCGATATAAAAACCGTCGTGTGGATAGAAGCATTTCTGGCAAATTATAAAGGCACGCTGATTTTTGTAAGTCATGACCGCGTATTTGTGAAAAAACTCGCGACACGAATTTTTGAGTTCGACAGAGGGCAAGTTATAAACTACTCGTGCAATTATGATACTTTTCTTGTTCGCAGAGATATAGCCAACGAAGCACGAGAAAAAGAAGAATCGCTCTTTGATAAAAAACTCGCTACCGAAGAAGTGTGGATTCGCAAAGGCATAAAGGCACGGCGGACACGCAATGAAGGCCGAGTGCGGGCGTTGAAAAAAATGCGTGACGAACGACATCAGCGGCGGGAAGAAACCGGAAACGTTCGCATCCAATTGCATCAGGTTCAGCAGTCCGGCAGATTAGTAATTGAAGCGAAGAATATTTCGTTCGCATATCAGGCGGATAGGCCGCTGATTACAAATTTTTCAACCACTGTTATGCGCGGCGACCGAATCGGCATCATCGGGCCTAACGGTTCGGGCAAGACTACCCTGCTGCGGATACTGCTGCAACAACTCGAACCGCAAAACGGCTCGGTGCGACACGGAACAAATCTTGAAATCGCGTATTTCGACCAACTGCACGCAGAACTCGATTACGATAAATGCGTTTATGAAAATATCGCAGGCGGAAATAAAACTATTGAAATCAACGGAGCACGGCGGCATATAGTCGGCTATCTTCAGGATTTTCTGTTCACGGCGGAACAATGTTTAGCGCCCCTGTCGAATCTTTCCGGAGGTGAACGCAACCGACTACTGCTGGCGAGACTTTTCACGCAGCCGTCGAATCTGCTGATTATGGACGAACCGACCAACGACCTTGATGTCGAAACGCTTGATTTGCTCGAAGAAGTTTTGCTCGACCATCCGGGTACCCTGCTGCTTGTCAGTCACGACCGGCAATTTTTAAATAATGTTGTTACAAGCATAATCGAAGTTGAAGGCAACGGGGCTGTGAACGAATACGACGGCGGATACGACGATTATCTGCGGCAGAAAAAACAACTGGCTAAAGCAGATGCGGAGGCGGAGGAAGTTAAGACACAACCAAAAGTCGAACCGAAAACACAGGTGCGGAAATTAAGCTATAAAGAAAAACAGGAGTTGAACGCCCTGCCGAAAATTATCGAAAAATTGGAAAACGAACAAAAACAGTTACACGAAAAAATGGCCGATGCGTCGATTTATAAAAATGGTGCAGAAGCAGCGGCAGTCGGCACAAGAGCGGCAGAATTAAAAAAACTTCTGGAAACTACCTATGCACGCTGGCAGGAACTTGAAGAATTGAAATAAAAAACCCTCAACGTGCAGTCGAGGGTTTCAGGAGGAAGAAGAATTATTTTTTATATTTACTTGCCGTAAATTAATTTCAACTGTTCTTCGGTCGGCATTTTCGGATATCGTTCACCTTTGGGGCCGACAAATTCGCCGTTTTCCTTTTTCAAGGCAACTACCGTTTTTGTGCCGTCATTTTTTGTAATCTCAAAATTCAATTCGCTTGTGTTGTTACTGTCCGGAACGCCATACAATGCCTTGAGTTGCTCTTCGGTCGGCATTGTGTTGTACTTTTCGCCTGCGGGGCCGACATAACCATCACTGGTTTTCTGCAAAGTTATCGGCGTCTTTGAGCCATCAGAAGCTGTGAGCCAAACCACGGTGTTGTCGTTTTCAACTTTTTCGACTTTATGGCCGTAAATCATTTTCAACTGGTCTTTTGTCGGAACTGCCGCATAATGCTCGCCTTTTGGTCCGATGTATTCATCGCCGTCTTTGTTCAGCACTATCGGCAGATTTTCGTCAACCCACACTGTTACAGAATTTTCAGCAGGCGCATTTGTTTTTAAACCGTATTGAGCGCGAAGCTGGTCTTCTGTCGGCATTGTTGCATAATATTCATTTGACGGCCCGACAAAGCCATTGCCGGAAGGCGTCAGTGTAATCGGTGTTTGCGAGCCATTGTCGTTGGTAATCCATACTGTAAAATTCGCTGGTTTTGCCTGCACTGTACGTACGCCATAGAGAATTTTTAGATCATCTTCGCTCGGCATTGTTGCGTAATATTCGCCGCGAGGACCTTTGTAGCCGCCTTCACTGGTGCGTGTAAGCTTGATTTCTGTTTTCGAGCCGTTGTCGTTTGCAATCCAGACAACCGCAATTTCAGTCGGTGCCGGTGCGGGAGTTTGAACAACAACCGTTTTTTCTACGACGACAGGTCTTTCCACAACAATCGGTGCCGGCGCAACATAAACCGGAGCAGGCTCAACGTAAACTACCCGCTGCGGCGGATAAACATAAACCCGTTCAACCGGAGGCGGAGCGATAATCAAATCAATATTAAAACCCCAACGCGGGCCGTGTCCCCAATGTCCGCCATGTCCATGGTAACCGCCATGATGACCTGCAAATGTATATGCGGGAATCGCTAAAAAGGCGAGTGCCGCTATTAATATTATAAACGTTTTCTTAAACATTGTAGTTCCTTTCAGTCTATTATTACTATTGTTTTTTTCAGCTTTCCTATGCTTGCTATATTAGTGTATTGCATTTATCAATGGTAACATACTATTGAGCGGCAGCAATATATGTGCTGGTCAAAGCAGGAGTTACATAAACGAATCTTAACTGCTGCTCTGTCGGAACAGTCAGGTAACGCTCGCCATTTGGGCCGAGATACGTTTCGCCGTCACGGGTAATTACCACGATTTTCTCCACGCCGTTGATTTTACCGAGATAGAAAATGATGTTGTTTCTTACCGGTGGCGGTGAATAGACGCCATACAACGGCTTGAGCTGCTCTTCTGTCGGCATTGCCTGATAGCACTCGCCCTTGGGGCCAATGTAGCCCGCGGCGGTTATGGTCAGCCTAACTTCTGTTTTGGAACCGTTGTTGTTTGTAATCCAGACGGTAACAATATTTGTCTGTATCGGCATTGGTTGCATTATTATCTGCTGCGGATAGGCAGCAGGTCTGAAACGCGGATGGGTATAATGGTGAAAATGTCTGGCTCGGATGTTGTCGAAAGCAAAGATGTTTTCTGTTAATAACGCAATCACTAACAACGCAACTAAATCTATTCTCTTTGCCATTGTAAACTCCTTTCAAATTAATCCATGTCTGTAATAACGGTGTATGGAGTTTGGGCACAGTAACAAAATAAAATGACAAAGCAATTTTGTGTGTTTTAGGTTACTTAACCAGATTTTTGAATTCTTCGATGAGCCGTTTGGTGTATTTGCCGGGTTTGCCGTCAGCAATGGTTTTGCCGTCAAATTTCACGACCGGCACAACATCTTTGCTCGAAACCGCAATGAAAAGTTCGTCGGCTTTTGTGCACTGTTCGGGGGTAATCTGCTTTTCCATCAGCTCAAGGCCGGCGTTTTTGTAAATCTTCATCACAAACAAACGCGTTACCGATGGCAAAATATTTATCGCCAGCGGTGAAGTATGCAGCTTATTCCCAAAAATTTCGAAAAACGCACTCGATGAGCCTTCTGTAACAAATCCCTTGTCGTCAACGAATATCGCTTCGTCGCAGCCTGCTTTGTGCGCTTTACGTTTGGCCAGTACATTGGGCAGTAAATTGAGCGATTTGATATCACAGCGTTTCCACCGAGTGTCGGGAGTTGTAATTACGGCAATGCCCTTCTGCTTTTGCTCGGTTGCTTCTTCCAGTTCCGAGATAATCAAAAAGAAACGAGGAGTAAGGCCTTCGGCGGCATGGTCGCGAACGCCTGCGCCGCGTGTTATATGAAAATATATCTTGGCGTTGGAAAAGCCGGTCTTTTCCCATGTGGAAACGACCTTCCCGCGGATGTCGTCCACGTCGACGCCATCAATCTCAATCTCCGCAAGCGAACGCTTGAAACGAGCCATGTGCTCGTCCAACGCGAAAAGTTTGCCGTTGTAACTTCGCAAAACTTCGTAAACGCCATCACCAAAGAATGTACCGTAGTCCTGATGAGCTAAATCGAGTTTGTCCGCCTCGATGAGTTTATCGCCAATCATAGCAAGCTGCATCTTTATAAAATCCTAAATCCTAAGTATTCAAATCCTAAAATATATTAAATACGAAAAACTAAACTAATCCATTATCGTCTTTACTGTCTTCGCCGTCAATCTTCCATTTTTCAGATTCGTCGATATCGCCCATTTCCCGCTCCATGTATTTGAAAATCTTGTCCTGCAAAGGTGCAATCTTCTCCTGCCACTGCTGCATCCCCCTGTATGAGACCAAAAGCATATCCAGGCGAATTAATTGCCATTTAGCGATACATTCCGGCTCTTTAATGTTAATAAAGGGGTCGCATTTGAAAGTTCGCCGGTTATCAGCACCCATCTCACAAAACTCACAGTCTTTACATTGTATCATTACCGCACCTGAAAAAATAATAATTAGGTACTTGCAAAAATTCATAAAACATTATATCTTATCCCCTTAAATAAGTTTACGAAAATATTAAAAAAATTATCTTTGGAGTATATTGGTAATGGCTAAGCCGCGTAGAAGACGTAAAATAGGAAGTAAAAAGAGACACCAGAAATGGAAAATCAGGCATCGTAAGTAATGGATTGTGTTAAAGGGCAACAGCTTGTTTGTTGCTTGTTTATCGCAGTTCTATTATGTATAGATGGGCTATTCGTCCTGATAAACTGGTTTGATACGCCGGCTTTAGTGTGGGCTTTGCGGTTTCGTTAAATACAACTTGCAGCAGTCTTACTGTGTCTATGTCCATACATTTAGACAAAGGCCAATCTGAAAGCAATTAAATGGAAGCATTTATAGCATCTCTCTTTTTTGTCGTTCTTGCAGAAATGGGAGACAAAACGCAACTGCTTGCGATGGCTTTCGCGACCAAATACAAAGCACACAAAGTTCTTATCGCAGTATTTATCGCTACCATCATCAATCATGCTCTGGCGGCATACACCGGCCGGCTACTATCTGCGGTTATGCCAATGGACATAATCAATCTAATCGCGTCGCTGTCTTTCATTGGCTTCGGTCTGTGGACAATTCGCGGCGATCAGCTTCACGGCGAAGACAAAAAAGAAACACGATTCGGCCCAATAATTACCGTAGGCATCGCGTTTTTTCTGGCGGAAATGGGCGATAAAACTCAACTGGCAACCGTGAGCCTTGCGGTTGAATATAATAACACATTCAACGTGCTGATGGGGACTACGCTTGGAATGGTAATCGCCGACGCAATAGGAATTATCATCGGCGTCGTAATGCACAAACATATTCCTGAAAAAGCAATCAAATGGACCGCAGCGATTATTTTTATGATATTCGGATTTGTCGGAATACACAATGCCTTGTCCTCAAAATTAAATCCTTTATACGTTTGGGGCATTATCGCGGGTCTGGCCGTCTGCACAATTCTCACGGCCGATCGTTTTAGAAAATAAGGTAGATTCTAAAGCCCTTTCCCCTTATAATACACAAAGTCTAATTTATATAGGAGGTACAATGACAGACTATTCAATAAGCTCAACCGGCGAAAAATTCCCTATCCCAACCAAAGACCAATATCCGTCAGAACTTGAAAGAGTTCGGAAGCTTGCGGACTCGGCACGTAAAGACGGCAAAGAAGTTGTCGTTGTTATGGGCGTCGGGTTTGTTGGCGCAGTTATGGCGGCTATCGTCGCCGATACAGTAGATAAAAAGACCGGCAAACCGTCAAAATTCGTTATCGGCTGTCAAAGGCCAAGCGCAAGAAGCTATTGGAAGATTCCAATGCTCAACAAAGGCGTATCTCCCGTTAAGGCTGAAGACCCTGAAGTTGACCCAATGATATCCCGATGCGTTAATGACAAGAAAACACTAATCGGCACATACAACAGCGATTGCCTCGAACTGGCGGACTGTGTTGTGATCGATGTGCAATGCGATTATCTGAAAAAAGACCTGGGGCAACTGCGGACAGGCACAACCGATATGGCCGCACTCGAGGCGACGATGAAGACTATCGGCCAAAAAATTCAGCCGAAATGTCTTGTGCTCATCGAGACAACAGTAGCGCCGGGAACAACGGAATTTGTAGCATGGCCGATTTTGAAGAAAGCCTTTCAGGCACGCGGCATTAAGAGCGAACCATTGCTGGCACACAGCTTCGAGAGAGTAATGCCTGGCAAACAATACGTCGCTTCCATTCGCGATTTCTGGCGAGTATGTTCAGGCTGTAACGCTGAAGCACGCGCAAGAGTTGAAAAATTTCTGCGGGAAGTACTCAACACCGAAAAATTCCCGCTGACCGTTATGGACAGACCCATTGAATCTGAAACAACGAAGATTATTGAGAACTCGTATCGCGCTACAATACTCGCGTTCTTAAATGAATGGTCCATTTTCTCCGAACGCAACGGCGTTGATTTGATAAAAGTTATCAATGCCATCAAAATGCGTCCCACGCATAGTAATATGATATTCCCCGGCCCCGGCGTCGGCGGATATTGTTTGCCGAAAGACGGCGGTTTGGGTTTTTGGGCATACAAACACATTCTCGGCTTTGAAGATGATATTTTCAAGATGTCAACGATGGCAATTGATATTAACGACACTCGCGGCCTGCACGTTACAACGCTGACTCGCGATGCGCTCCGGAATATGGGCAAATATATCGCCGGCGCAAAAGTGCTGCTGTGCGGTGCGAGCTATCGTCAGGATGTCGCCGACACAAGATACAGCGGTTCGGAAATAGTTGTACGCAAACTGACTGAAATGGGAGCCGATATTGCAGTTCACGATCCATACCTCGAACACTGGTATGAATTCGAACAACAGGATACATATCCGGCTGTTGGACATTCATGGTCGAGATTTTTCAGGAACCAGGAACACTTAAAGGATATTCACGTACAAAGCAATCTTCAGGAATCGCTTAAAGGTGCTGAAGTGCTGATTCTTGCTGTGCCGCACGAGCCTTATCTAAAACTGAATCCTGACGAAATTGTCAAATGGGCAGGCGCACCAATCGCAGTTGTTGATTGCTTCGGCATTCTCGACGACGCCGCTATCAAGCGTTATTTCGAATTAGGCTGCGAAGTGAAGGCACTCGGTCGCGGACATATTCAGCGAATTAAAGAATCTGTACGTAATAAGAAATAAATACGAAATTCGGAAATGAGTAAAAAAATTCTGGCAATCGTCGGAACATATCGCAAAGGCGGAATTACAGATTCGGCTGTCGATGAGATACTGTCGGCGGCACAAGAAAACGGCTGCGAAACAGAAAAAATTTACCTGCTCGATAAACATCTTGAATTTTGCACAAACTGCCGAAAATGCACGCAAATGCCCGGCGAACACTATGGCAAATGCGTTCTTAATGATGATTTGGACGAAATTCTTCAGAAAATAGAAAACGCAGACGGTTTCATTCTCGCTTCGCCCATCAATTTTTACAATGTTACCGCCCTTATGCGGAAATTCATCGAAAGACTTGTTTGTTTTGCTTATTGGCCGTGGGGAAAATCGGCGGCACCAAAATTAAGAAGCAAAGTGTGTACCAAAAACGCTGTTTATATAACTGCCACCGCGATGCCGGCAATTATGCAGATATTATTAACCGGCGGGCCGAGAATTTTGAAAACTGTCGCGAAACTTCTGGGAGCTAAAAAAGTAATTCCGCTGGTTATCGGCACAGTCGCGGCCAATGAAAAAGAATCTCTGCCGAAGAAATATGTTCTAAAAGCGAGAAAAGCAGGCAAATTTTTAGCCGCAGAGAATTTTTAATTTTGCCACAGAGAACACAGATATCACAGAGGTTTTATTTCAACTGCTTTTCAAATTTGTCTAAAATAAGTTTCTTTACTTCGTCCAGTGAGCCTTTTAGATTAACGCCGGAAGCCATTTTGTGGCCGCCGCCGCCAAGTTCGCTTGCGATTTTCTGGACATCCACACGGCCTGTGCTTCGCAACGCGCAGCGGAAACCGCCATCCTTCAATTCAATAAATAACGCTGCGGCTTCAACCACGCTGACACGCTGGCATTCGTTTACAAATTCCTCCGTATCCGCTCCTATCGCACCGGTCGCGTCAAAATCGCTTCGCATAATGTGCTGTAATGCAATTTGGCCATCGTGATGAAACTCAAGATTGTTCAGCATTTTACCAAGCAATTTTAAACGAGCGGGCGAATAATTCTTGTAAAGCTTGTGATATATCTGGGCAGGCTTTGCACCAAGCTCTATAAGCGATGAGGCATTGCGCATCACCCTGCTGTCGGTATTGTCAAACCTGAACCAGCCTGTGTCGGTAGAAAGAGCCACATAAACAGCCTCGGCAATCTGTGGTGTGATCTCCCATTTGGCAAACTTAAACAAATCGAAGATAATTTCACCAGTGGCCGCGGCGGTTGAATCAACTATCTCAACAGCACCCAAGCCGTCACCTGTAACGTGATGGTCAATTACAAGCACAGGCAGTTTTGAGGTCTTGAGCCA from Planctomycetaceae bacterium includes:
- the rpsU gene encoding 30S ribosomal protein S21: MIKVKSRAGESVEQMVKRFKKMCEKEGIIRDIKRISYYEKPSEKNRRRRRKAARSAKFSSRY
- the tadA gene encoding tRNA adenosine(34) deaminase TadA → MDDKDVYFMKAAIDQAYTALENEDVPVGAVIVKENKIIAKGYNQRHHLNDPTAHAEIIALTAASEHVGHWRLHGCTIYVTLEPCPMCAGALVLARLDRLVFGCSDPKAGACGSLYNIVQDTRLNHRLEVTKDVLGEDCAAMLQNFFRNKRKSIEDNA
- a CDS encoding ATP-binding cassette domain-containing protein, producing MAVIGMQDVSIGFGGRPLLENINIQINAGDRICLLGRNGVGKTTFMKLIAGEVIPEKGDVSRSPKMSITCLMQDVPGNLKGTVFELVSEGLGECGRLLAEYHIVSHQLATDHESPTLLNKLEAIQHGIDSQDGWQMDKYVADIIQNMELDADASAESLSAGMKRRALLAQALVRQPDVLLLDEPTNHLDIKTVVWIEAFLANYKGTLIFVSHDRVFVKKLATRIFEFDRGQVINYSCNYDTFLVRRDIANEAREKEESLFDKKLATEEVWIRKGIKARRTRNEGRVRALKKMRDERHQRREETGNVRIQLHQVQQSGRLVIEAKNISFAYQADRPLITNFSTTVMRGDRIGIIGPNGSGKTTLLRILLQQLEPQNGSVRHGTNLEIAYFDQLHAELDYDKCVYENIAGGNKTIEINGARRHIVGYLQDFLFTAEQCLAPLSNLSGGERNRLLLARLFTQPSNLLIMDEPTNDLDVETLDLLEEVLLDHPGTLLLVSHDRQFLNNVVTSIIEVEGNGAVNEYDGGYDDYLRQKKQLAKADAEAEEVKTQPKVEPKTQVRKLSYKEKQELNALPKIIEKLENEQKQLHEKMADASIYKNGAEAAAVGTRAAELKKLLETTYARWQELEELK
- a CDS encoding PXPV repeat protein — protein: MFKKTFIILIAALAFLAIPAYTFAGHHGGYHGHGGHWGHGPRWGFNIDLIIAPPPVERVYVYPPQRVVYVEPAPVYVAPAPIVVERPVVVEKTVVVQTPAPAPTEIAVVWIANDNGSKTEIKLTRTSEGGYKGPRGEYYATMPSEDDLKILYGVRTVQAKPANFTVWITNDNGSQTPITLTPSGNGFVGPSNEYYATMPTEDQLRAQYGLKTNAPAENSVTVWVDENLPIVLNKDGDEYIGPKGEHYAAVPTKDQLKMIYGHKVEKVENDNTVVWLTASDGSKTPITLQKTSDGYVGPAGEKYNTMPTEEQLKALYGVPDSNNTSELNFEITKNDGTKTVVALKKENGEFVGPKGERYPKMPTEEQLKLIYGK
- a CDS encoding aminotransferase class IV, whose protein sequence is MQLAMIGDKLIEADKLDLAHQDYGTFFGDGVYEVLRSYNGKLFALDEHMARFKRSLAEIEIDGVDVDDIRGKVVSTWEKTGFSNAKIYFHITRGAGVRDHAAEGLTPRFFLIISELEEATEQKQKGIAVITTPDTRWKRCDIKSLNLLPNVLAKRKAHKAGCDEAIFVDDKGFVTEGSSSAFFEIFGNKLHTSPLAINILPSVTRLFVMKIYKNAGLELMEKQITPEQCTKADELFIAVSSKDVVPVVKFDGKTIADGKPGKYTKRLIEEFKNLVK
- a CDS encoding TMEM165/GDT1 family protein — protein: MEAFIASLFFVVLAEMGDKTQLLAMAFATKYKAHKVLIAVFIATIINHALAAYTGRLLSAVMPMDIINLIASLSFIGFGLWTIRGDQLHGEDKKETRFGPIITVGIAFFLAEMGDKTQLATVSLAVEYNNTFNVLMGTTLGMVIADAIGIIIGVVMHKHIPEKAIKWTAAIIFMIFGFVGIHNALSSKLNPLYVWGIIAGLAVCTILTADRFRK
- a CDS encoding flavodoxin family protein, translated to MSKKILAIVGTYRKGGITDSAVDEILSAAQENGCETEKIYLLDKHLEFCTNCRKCTQMPGEHYGKCVLNDDLDEILQKIENADGFILASPINFYNVTALMRKFIERLVCFAYWPWGKSAAPKLRSKVCTKNAVYITATAMPAIMQILLTGGPRILKTVAKLLGAKKVIPLVIGTVAANEKESLPKKYVLKARKAGKFLAAENF
- a CDS encoding bifunctional oligoribonuclease/PAP phosphatase NrnA, whose protein sequence is MSKNFQKALDLINNSKSFLVTSHTRPDGDAIGCMKAFCDMAANLGKSAQPILLSPPAVWYDFLFGKPVPVLGNDVKLEQLGSGEFGSFDLIVIVDTNSYVQLPEFDKWLKTSKLPVLVIDHHVTGDGLGAVEIVDSTAAATGEIIFDLFKFAKWEITPQIAEAVYVALSTDTGWFRFDNTDSRVMRNASSLIELGAKPAQIYHKLYKNYSPARLKLLGKMLNNLEFHHDGQIALQHIMRSDFDATGAIGADTEEFVNECQRVSVVEAAALFIELKDGGFRCALRSTGRVDVQKIASELGGGGHKMASGVNLKGSLDEVKKLILDKFEKQLK